A section of the Castanea sativa cultivar Marrone di Chiusa Pesio chromosome 12, ASM4071231v1 genome encodes:
- the LOC142618294 gene encoding THO complex subunit 7A, with protein sequence MLKGRKVSGRGEAVTANYAFSPLDDDIIIKHRLLTRTTTTRGEPPLKKLQKKFTSFFVEVEKDTDNYGDCEKLAKAFLQEMSTFEIPLLKSKAVVDANVREKENFNELKDDINRQIVQAQADIEDLKKLLEESKIERQHKEECEAIRKLIAAQPPRSETQKMITELEKEIAALDAENTAGSRLLELRKKQFALLLHVVDELQNTIEEEQKSLVEEMRLATEELKNGIEDASGGSDAMAVD encoded by the exons ATGCTAAAAGGAAGGAAAGTTTCTGGTAGGGGAGAAGCGGTAACAGCTAATTATGCTTTTAGCCCGCTTGACGATGACATTATTATAAAACACAGGCTTCTCACCCGTACCACGACCACAAGGGGTGAACCTCCGTTGAAGAAACTTCAGAAGAAGTTCACCTCTTTTTTCGTTGAGGTCGAGAAAGATACGGATAATTATGGCGACTGTGAGAAGCTTGCCAAAGCTTTCTTACAGGAGATGTCGACGTTTGAAATTCCACTCCTCAAGAGCAAAGCAGTTGTTGATGCGAACGTGAGAGAGAAGGAGAACTTCAACGAGTTGAAAGATGACATAAATAGGCAGATTGTGCAAGCGCAGGCTGACATAGAAGATCTTAAGAAGCTGCTTGAAGAGAGTAAGATTGAGAGGCAGCACAAAGAGGAGTGTGAGGCAATCAGGAAATTGATTGCTGCGCAGCCACCAAGATCAGAGACACAGAAGATGATAACGGAATTAGAGAAAGAGATTGCAGCTTTGGATGCAGAGAACACTGCTGGTTCAAGGTTGCTGGAGCTTCGCAAGAAACAGTTTGCCCTTTTGTTGCACGTG GTGGATGAGTTGCAGAATACCATAGAGGAAGAGCAGAAAAGTTTGGTTGAGGAGATGAGACTTGCAACTGAAGAGCTGAAGAATGGAATTGAGGATGCTAGTGGGGGCTCAGATGCCATGGCTGTTGATTAG
- the LOC142620345 gene encoding protein EXORDIUM-like, producing the protein MASSLPKSRPLALAFILLLVLPLALEAKLHAKPVLTYHRGPIITGRLNLSLLWYGQFGRSQKNTIGTFIKSLNYDGRANFQPQVSTWWEMVGSYQSMAMKHSRKTPRILVNVVKQITDNSYSLGKVMTKDFIKTLVQKATAGNRNTVAVIFTSRQVTASDLCSGQCFEHGVIGKQPYILVGNPESECPGTCAWPFHRSDYGLQGVTLQPPNGNIGADAMVTHFASGLASTVTNPFKTGFYKPGRRNDVLIEATTACPGIFGSGALPGYTGKVRVDPTTGGGFNAHGYKGRKFMLPAIWNPKTSSCWTLL; encoded by the exons atggcgTCTTCTCTCCCAAAAAGTCGCCCTCTTGCTCTCGCCTTTATCCTACTGCTCGTCCTCCCTCTCGCCCTCGAAGCCAAGCTCCACGCCAAACCCGTCTTGACCTACCACCGGGGCCCTATCATCACCGGAAGGCTCAACCTTTCCCTCCTATGGTATGGTCAATTCGGCCGTTCTCAAAAGAATACTATCGGGACCTTCATCAAATCATTAAACTACGATGGTCGTGCAAACTTTCAGCCTCAGGTATCAACCTGGTGGGAAATGGTTGGGAGCTACCAATCTATGGCTATGAAGCATTCAAGGAAAACCCCAAGAATCCTAGTGAATGTTGTGAAGCAAATTACCGATAACTCATACTCTTTGGGAAAGGTCATGACCAAAGACTTTATTAAGACTCTGGTCCAGAAGGCAACTGCTGGAAATCGTAACACTGTTGCTGTTATCTTCACATCTAGGCAAGTCACAGCTTCTGATTTGTGCTCGGGACAATGCTTTGAGCATGGAGTTATTG GTAAGCAGCCATACATCTTGGTGGGTAATCCAGAAAGCGAGTGCCCAGGTACTTGTGCCTGGCCATTCCACAGGTCTGACTACGGGCTACAAGGTGTAACATTGCAACCACCAAATGGTAACATTGGTGCTGATGCTATGGTGACCCATTTTGCCTCAGGCTTGGCTTCTACCGTGACCAACCCATTCAAGACTGGGTTTTACAAACCCGGCCGCAGAAATGATGTGTTGATTGAGGCTACTACGGCTTGTCCTGGTATTTTTGGAAGCGGGGCATTGCCTGGGTACACCGGAAAGGTACGAGTGGACCCGACCACTGGTGGAGGCTTCAATGCTCATGGTTATAAGGGTAGGAAATTCATGCTACCTGCTATATGGAACCCAAAAACATCATCATGCTGGACACTCTTGTAG